One Oceanispirochaeta sp. M1 genomic window carries:
- a CDS encoding HlyD family secretion protein gives MIYKTFLKKSTYLFIAMILFFTFFSKTINNLNTPRIKTVKPREGHLVKIIRGQGQIKPEVCTRLYLPTTLIIDRVLVNPGDKIEEGTELFQLNSTMINNTYEQEYIKYHKTKLELDQLKEELQSKEIILYNIRELEKQLKFVTEDKNTKMMMYDSGSISKRALDEADIVLEQIQSKYLQSLNREETDKQNEATRIRNVQRRISTLEMELKVLKRKVDILTDLKSQSVFRSTIEGEILTIYCEEGEKISREDPVLSMINSSNNSYIFEAETDLDQIKDASPGDYASIYLNGDKEIESRLESIYSNNNGSTATLTFSVNDDSLTGNETGYFILRKRSGFYNFIVPKRSIRGTGREKFIYHAVEKQGALSKSYIIKKIRIKVLESSDTSVAVSGEIISDSAVVLDEDRIPLNENDRVLIE, from the coding sequence ATGATCTATAAAACCTTTTTAAAAAAGTCGACTTATCTCTTTATAGCAATGATTTTGTTTTTTACTTTTTTCTCCAAGACTATTAATAATCTCAATACACCAAGGATTAAAACAGTCAAACCCAGGGAGGGACATCTAGTAAAGATAATCCGTGGACAAGGGCAAATCAAGCCGGAAGTCTGCACCAGGCTTTACCTTCCTACTACACTGATCATTGATAGAGTTCTTGTAAATCCCGGTGATAAAATAGAGGAGGGGACAGAATTATTTCAATTGAACTCGACTATGATCAATAATACTTACGAACAGGAATATATTAAATATCACAAAACAAAATTGGAGCTAGATCAGTTAAAAGAGGAATTACAGAGCAAAGAGATCATTTTATACAATATCCGGGAACTGGAAAAACAATTGAAATTCGTCACTGAGGACAAAAACACAAAAATGATGATGTATGATTCTGGCTCCATTTCTAAACGAGCTCTCGATGAGGCCGATATTGTCCTGGAACAGATACAATCCAAATACCTGCAGTCTCTCAATAGAGAGGAGACAGACAAGCAGAATGAGGCAACTCGAATAAGAAATGTACAGAGAAGGATCTCAACCCTGGAAATGGAATTAAAAGTTCTGAAGCGGAAAGTTGATATTTTGACTGACCTGAAAAGCCAGTCCGTTTTTCGATCAACAATAGAGGGAGAAATCTTGACAATATACTGTGAAGAAGGGGAAAAAATCTCCCGGGAAGATCCCGTCCTATCAATGATAAACAGCAGTAATAATAGTTATATTTTTGAGGCAGAAACAGATTTGGATCAGATAAAGGATGCCAGTCCGGGGGATTATGCGAGCATCTATTTAAATGGAGATAAAGAGATTGAAAGTCGATTGGAATCCATCTATTCAAATAATAACGGCTCAACTGCGACTCTGACTTTTTCAGTTAACGATGATAGTTTAACGGGAAATGAGACAGGTTATTTTATCCTGCGAAAAAGATCAGGATTTTACAATTTCATAGTACCAAAACGGTCTATAAGGGGAACGGGAAGAGAAAAATTCATTTATCATGCGGTGGAAAAACAAGGAGCCCTTTCAAAATCCTATATAATTAAGAAAATCAGAATAAAAGTACTGGAGAGCAGCGATACCAGTGTTGCTGTTTCTGGAGAAATTATCTCAGATTCCGCTGTCGTACTGGATGAAGACCGTATTCCCCTGAATGAAAACGACAGGGTACTGATAGAGTGA
- a CDS encoding ABC transporter permease, which translates to MKKLVPLALMWLSITLLCILENVWIENRLPIPDRIDLYNKQGILLKEKLNIITKENPDWDVIAVFETTGVLSLEKNQAVSVLAVSSYYMSYNPIHMIRGAFDIDRAVIIRRETAYNLFNSDDVVGEQIIFNGELHLISGIFEVSPLIKELGIPSPDILISLNNTALKKTGINLLQIRSDSKIDVNDLYTYLDVKAQKNLNINQRFALVKQFRNFLYLSLGTLIFSGIISIFKKNFLKRKKIYKEKIKTMYRAACLKMIIGLDPFIYIIYTPVLIGLAVILWFNPYIPPEVLSHITGKKILLSPVKFIMNRTMSINPVVVLPQILETMSFTIFLFLYLPFFFLLCRIEQVSLKHSLFLPLINISFTLLFILLGIEPVFDFKINLLLFLFITVSASRDSERPAGIYYNSNCNMKIKGQ; encoded by the coding sequence GTGAAAAAACTGGTCCCTCTGGCTCTAATGTGGTTAAGCATCACTCTGCTGTGTATTCTGGAAAATGTGTGGATAGAAAATAGACTGCCCATCCCCGACAGGATTGATCTATATAATAAGCAGGGCATATTGCTGAAAGAGAAGCTTAACATTATTACAAAGGAAAATCCTGATTGGGATGTCATTGCTGTTTTCGAAACTACCGGGGTATTGAGTTTAGAGAAGAACCAGGCTGTTTCAGTTTTGGCCGTATCCTCTTATTATATGAGTTACAACCCAATCCACATGATAAGAGGAGCATTCGATATAGACCGGGCTGTCATCATCAGGAGAGAAACAGCTTACAATCTCTTCAACAGCGATGATGTAGTGGGTGAGCAGATTATTTTTAACGGTGAACTCCATCTGATATCAGGGATATTTGAAGTTTCACCACTGATAAAAGAGCTGGGTATTCCATCACCCGATATTTTGATCTCTTTAAATAATACAGCTTTAAAAAAAACCGGTATCAATCTGCTTCAGATACGATCAGATTCTAAAATTGATGTAAATGATCTTTATACTTATTTAGATGTAAAAGCTCAGAAAAATCTCAATATAAACCAGCGATTTGCTTTAGTAAAACAATTCAGGAATTTTCTTTATCTCAGTCTGGGGACTCTAATTTTTTCAGGAATTATCAGTATATTTAAGAAAAATTTTTTAAAGAGAAAAAAAATCTACAAAGAAAAAATAAAAACAATGTACAGGGCCGCCTGTCTAAAAATGATAATAGGTCTGGATCCATTCATTTATATTATTTATACTCCCGTATTAATCGGATTAGCCGTGATATTATGGTTCAATCCATATATTCCACCGGAAGTATTAAGCCATATCACAGGAAAGAAAATTCTCTTATCTCCGGTAAAATTCATAATGAATAGGACAATGAGTATTAACCCTGTTGTTGTTTTGCCACAGATTCTGGAAACAATGAGTTTTACTATTTTTTTGTTTCTCTATCTACCGTTTTTCTTTCTTCTATGCAGGATAGAGCAGGTATCGTTAAAACACAGTCTGTTTCTCCCTTTAATAAACATATCCTTCACACTTCTTTTTATATTATTGGGGATAGAGCCTGTTTTTGATTTTAAAATAAATCTGTTGTTGTTCCTGTTTATTACAGTATCAGCAAGCAGGGATTCAGAGCGCCCCGCAGGAATATATTACAACTCAAATTGCAATATGAAAATTAAAGGGCAATAA
- the amrS gene encoding AmmeMemoRadiSam system radical SAM enzyme, which translates to MSVELFRSRESRDFECLLCPHHCILKPGMQGICRVRKADNSSIFSDLNPVTVIAEDPIEKKPFYHFHPGSQTLSIGFSGCNMRCPFCQNHELVDSRRTNEIWTPEFIVKTALDRNSSSVCFTYSEPTMHYEFLIECSTLLKKVGIPALLVTNGCINPEPAGWLLKHLSAVKVDLKSFNRDWYKNELKGDLDTVCSFIETAYDLCHLEVVSLIIPGMNDSIDEIAASSDFLSGISEDIPFHLTAYYPQHKYSIPSTSFSLLNKLQDKALEKLNYVYTGNTGQIENTYCPECGSVVISRNLRDSQSLHTPRCRQCGCIIYGCFSDTIHRLG; encoded by the coding sequence ATGAGTGTTGAGCTGTTCAGGTCCCGGGAATCCCGGGACTTTGAATGTCTTTTATGTCCCCATCACTGCATTCTAAAACCAGGAATGCAGGGGATATGCCGCGTCAGAAAAGCAGACAACAGCTCTATTTTTTCTGATCTGAATCCGGTAACAGTTATTGCAGAAGACCCCATTGAAAAGAAACCATTTTATCATTTCCATCCTGGAAGTCAGACTCTATCCATAGGGTTTTCAGGGTGTAATATGCGCTGTCCCTTCTGCCAGAACCATGAACTGGTTGACAGCAGAAGAACGAACGAAATATGGACTCCTGAATTTATTGTAAAAACTGCTTTAGACAGAAACAGCAGTTCCGTTTGTTTTACATATTCCGAACCCACTATGCATTATGAATTTCTTATTGAATGCTCAACCCTGCTCAAAAAAGTTGGAATTCCGGCACTTCTTGTTACAAACGGATGTATAAATCCTGAACCCGCAGGATGGCTTCTGAAACATTTAAGCGCCGTGAAGGTAGATCTGAAGAGTTTTAATAGAGACTGGTATAAAAATGAGTTAAAAGGCGATCTTGATACGGTATGCAGCTTTATCGAGACTGCATACGATTTATGCCACCTCGAGGTGGTTTCCCTTATTATTCCCGGTATGAACGACAGTATTGATGAAATTGCAGCATCTTCTGATTTCCTCTCCGGGATATCAGAAGACATACCCTTTCACCTGACGGCCTACTATCCACAGCATAAATACAGCATTCCCTCTACATCCTTTTCCCTGTTGAACAAACTCCAGGATAAGGCATTAGAAAAACTAAATTATGTTTACACCGGTAATACAGGACAGATTGAAAATACATACTGTCCTGAATGCGGCTCTGTAGTTATATCCAGAAATCTCAGAGATTCCCAGAGTCTGCATACACCCAGATGCCGGCAATGCGGCTGTATTATCTATGGATGCTTTTCAGACACTATTCATAGATTAGGTTGA
- the metK gene encoding methionine adenosyltransferase, with protein sequence MNSRKKYQFTSESVGEGHPDKVCDLISDAVLDKALELDKESRVACECFASTGMILVGGEITTSGYIDFIQIARDTLKDIGYDDPNFGIDYHSFSVLSAIKPQSTDISQGVTAGLGLHKEQGAGDQGLMFGYACRDTEELMPAPIQFSHQIMRKAAEVRKSKVLDFLRPDGKCQVTVDYIDGKPAHISTVVLSHQHNEIAHSVIEAGLIEEVIKKALPPELLTSDTVYHINPTGNFVIGGPEGDAGLTGRKIIVDTYGGAAAHGGGAFSGKDPSKVDRSAAYLARYIAKNLVAAGYADNCQVQLAYAIGVAEPVSLYVNTFNTGKIAEDRIEEIVRKEFNLTPAGIITQFDLKRPIYYPTAAYGHFGRPEFPWEAVDKIKILQKHL encoded by the coding sequence ATGAATTCTCGAAAAAAATATCAATTTACATCCGAAAGTGTGGGCGAAGGACATCCGGACAAGGTCTGTGACCTTATCTCCGATGCCGTGCTGGATAAGGCGCTTGAGCTTGATAAAGAATCAAGAGTAGCCTGCGAATGCTTTGCATCTACCGGAATGATACTGGTTGGTGGTGAAATCACTACCAGCGGTTATATAGATTTTATACAGATAGCCAGAGATACCCTTAAGGATATCGGCTATGATGATCCCAACTTCGGCATCGACTATCACTCATTTTCCGTACTCTCTGCAATTAAACCCCAGTCTACAGATATCAGTCAGGGTGTTACAGCCGGTCTGGGACTCCACAAGGAGCAGGGAGCAGGCGACCAGGGACTTATGTTCGGATACGCCTGCCGTGATACGGAAGAGCTTATGCCCGCCCCTATTCAGTTTTCACATCAGATAATGCGCAAAGCCGCTGAAGTAAGAAAGAGCAAGGTTCTGGATTTCCTGAGACCCGATGGAAAATGTCAGGTTACCGTTGATTATATTGATGGAAAACCCGCTCATATTTCAACTGTTGTACTGTCTCATCAGCATAATGAGATTGCCCACTCTGTTATTGAAGCAGGATTAATCGAAGAGGTAATTAAAAAAGCTCTTCCCCCGGAACTTCTTACATCTGATACTGTTTATCATATCAACCCAACAGGTAACTTCGTAATCGGTGGACCCGAAGGAGATGCCGGACTTACAGGAAGAAAAATTATTGTTGATACCTATGGTGGAGCAGCGGCTCACGGTGGTGGAGCATTCTCCGGTAAGGACCCTTCAAAGGTTGACCGCTCTGCAGCCTATCTGGCCCGTTATATTGCTAAAAACCTTGTTGCAGCGGGTTATGCTGACAACTGTCAGGTACAGCTGGCCTATGCCATAGGTGTTGCAGAACCTGTATCTCTCTATGTAAATACATTTAATACAGGTAAAATTGCAGAAGATAGAATCGAAGAGATCGTACGAAAAGAGTTTAATCTGACTCCTGCAGGAATAATCACCCAGTTTGATCTTAAACGGCCTATTTATTATCCTACAGCAGCCTACGGTCACTTTGGACGTCCCGAATTCCCATGGGAAGCGGTAGACAAGATAAAAATTCTTCAGAAACATCTCTGA
- the mfd gene encoding transcription-repair coupling factor → MITLYQNTIREHFTKNTSYQAVLDSMNNGSYPVNISGIRGNYLAGFIRKIQELGSRNGLIITGTEAEAAEMVTDLSIFHDNVLLFPWWGTMVYKGVSPQASVFGNRVNTLFSIMEEKETLYVASLRSFLSYLPPRKYLEDLKIDLRIGDSLDPVFLEKKLQEFGYLRVPRVTVAGEFALRGEVLDVFMPGDKDAVRVVFEFEDIEVIKYFDPVSQSSGDKKKNLTLYPTKEVIWDEELISTLENNFEEALEACEILRTTGEFRGEELFYPLAFDKPATLLDYFSDDDLVFMVDTESLSSGEKHLINEYDELYLQAVDQELTVPEPGRIHNSLDNILPLHRKLFKIHNLTQDENKESILFNCDPGHSFFGNINYLKEEMQEYRDRNMQIYIFAESESQSDRIGYMLREYEPVMIPHSISSGFALPDNNIIVIQENEIFGRRKKVPSSVKKSKSEVIDSFVELNPGDYVVHVNYGIGLFKGIERIRAAGNERDYIALKYAAGDTIFVPIEQVNLVQRYIGQESRNPRLDKIGGKTWDNKKKKVRKSVEDLADRLITLYAGRQTAQGYSFPRDDDFQVEFEASFPYQETKDQLQAVEEIKGDMESPRPMDRLVCGDVGYGKTEIAMRAAFKGVMGGRQVAFLCPTTILAEQHYENFLERFKRFPIRIAMLSRFVKKADQKGVLKRLEAGEIDLLIGTHRILSKDIRFKNLGLMIIDEEQRFGVKDKEKLKEIKTNIDCLTLSATPIPRTLHMSMVKIRDMSVLKTAPKNRQPIETLIQEFDPGTVSRAIRREIERGGQVFFLHNRVESLESIQVFLQDLVPEVFVEIAHGKMSSRELEEIMHRFISGAFQVLVSTTIIENGIDIPNVNTIIIDRADMYGISQLYQLRGRVGRSERLAYAYLLYPESKALTDLAMKRLQIISDFTDLGSGFKIAMKDMEVRGAGNLLGSEQSGEIMAVGFDMYLRLLEDAVKERSEGEKEEEAPDVYLELDYTGFIPETYINDPTEKMEVYKKIASITDKSEQEKIFAELYDRFGPLPSEVQSLMAMSEIRIICKQLWISNLKERKGLVYIDFGKVAVISVDKVMKLITTSRGIVKLSPAHPERMIIETGKIGLEEKSEFLKEKLSVLL, encoded by the coding sequence ATGATAACATTATACCAAAATACCATCAGAGAACATTTTACTAAGAACACTTCGTATCAGGCTGTTTTAGACAGTATGAACAATGGCAGCTATCCTGTGAATATCTCAGGAATCCGGGGCAACTATCTTGCCGGATTTATTAGAAAAATACAGGAACTTGGCAGCCGTAATGGCCTGATTATCACCGGAACAGAGGCTGAAGCCGCCGAAATGGTGACTGACCTCTCTATCTTTCACGACAATGTACTCCTTTTCCCCTGGTGGGGAACCATGGTCTACAAGGGTGTGTCCCCTCAGGCCTCTGTGTTCGGAAACAGGGTAAATACCCTTTTCTCTATTATGGAGGAGAAGGAGACCCTCTATGTGGCCTCTCTGCGCTCATTTCTTTCATATCTCCCTCCAAGAAAATATCTTGAGGATCTGAAGATTGATCTGAGGATCGGTGATTCTCTGGATCCTGTCTTTCTGGAAAAGAAACTTCAGGAATTCGGATACCTCAGGGTCCCGAGGGTCACTGTGGCCGGTGAATTCGCCTTAAGAGGTGAAGTTCTGGATGTCTTTATGCCGGGAGATAAAGATGCCGTAAGGGTCGTTTTTGAGTTTGAAGATATAGAAGTGATCAAATATTTCGATCCCGTCTCTCAGAGTTCAGGGGATAAGAAGAAGAATCTTACCCTCTATCCGACAAAAGAGGTCATATGGGATGAAGAGCTTATATCCACTCTTGAAAACAACTTCGAAGAAGCTCTTGAAGCCTGTGAGATATTAAGAACAACAGGTGAGTTCAGAGGGGAGGAGCTTTTCTATCCCCTGGCATTTGATAAACCGGCTACTCTGCTGGATTACTTCAGTGATGATGATCTTGTCTTTATGGTGGATACAGAGAGCCTCTCATCCGGTGAGAAGCATCTTATCAACGAATATGATGAGCTCTATCTGCAGGCAGTTGATCAGGAGCTTACTGTTCCTGAGCCTGGAAGAATACATAACAGCCTGGACAATATACTTCCACTCCATAGAAAGCTTTTTAAAATCCATAACCTGACACAGGATGAAAATAAAGAGAGCATACTGTTCAACTGTGATCCCGGACACTCCTTCTTCGGTAATATCAATTATCTTAAAGAGGAGATGCAGGAATACAGAGACCGGAATATGCAGATTTATATATTTGCTGAATCCGAGTCCCAGTCTGACAGAATAGGCTATATGCTCAGGGAATATGAACCTGTAATGATCCCCCATAGCATCTCATCAGGATTTGCTCTACCGGATAATAATATCATTGTAATTCAGGAAAATGAGATATTCGGACGCCGTAAGAAGGTTCCCAGCTCTGTAAAGAAATCAAAAAGTGAAGTCATCGATTCTTTTGTAGAGCTGAACCCCGGTGACTATGTGGTACATGTCAATTACGGAATCGGCCTCTTTAAGGGGATTGAAAGAATTCGTGCCGCCGGCAATGAACGGGATTATATTGCCTTGAAATATGCCGCGGGTGATACGATTTTTGTTCCTATCGAACAGGTGAACCTTGTTCAGAGGTATATAGGTCAGGAGAGCCGTAATCCAAGACTCGACAAAATAGGCGGAAAAACCTGGGATAATAAGAAGAAGAAGGTAAGAAAATCTGTCGAAGATCTTGCGGACAGACTGATAACACTTTATGCGGGCCGTCAGACTGCTCAGGGTTACAGTTTTCCCAGGGATGATGATTTTCAGGTCGAGTTTGAAGCTTCATTTCCCTATCAGGAGACAAAGGATCAGCTTCAAGCCGTTGAAGAGATCAAGGGTGATATGGAATCACCCCGTCCCATGGACCGTCTTGTCTGCGGTGATGTGGGCTATGGAAAGACCGAAATTGCCATGAGAGCCGCCTTCAAGGGTGTTATGGGGGGGAGACAGGTCGCCTTTCTCTGTCCAACAACCATTCTTGCCGAACAGCATTATGAAAATTTTCTGGAACGCTTCAAACGTTTTCCCATCCGTATTGCAATGCTTTCACGATTTGTTAAAAAGGCAGATCAGAAAGGGGTGCTCAAGAGACTGGAGGCGGGTGAGATTGATCTTTTGATCGGAACACACAGGATTCTGTCAAAGGACATCAGATTCAAGAACCTGGGTCTTATGATCATCGATGAAGAGCAGCGTTTCGGTGTTAAAGACAAAGAGAAACTGAAGGAGATAAAGACAAATATTGACTGTCTGACACTATCAGCAACTCCTATTCCCAGGACTCTTCATATGTCCATGGTTAAGATCAGGGACATGTCAGTATTAAAAACCGCACCTAAAAACAGACAGCCCATTGAAACTCTTATTCAGGAATTTGATCCCGGTACCGTCTCCCGTGCCATTCGCAGAGAAATAGAACGGGGCGGTCAGGTTTTCTTCCTGCATAACCGTGTTGAAAGTCTTGAGAGTATCCAGGTCTTTCTACAGGATCTTGTACCCGAAGTGTTCGTCGAGATCGCTCACGGAAAGATGTCATCCCGTGAACTTGAAGAGATAATGCACCGTTTTATCAGCGGAGCATTCCAGGTTCTCGTCTCCACTACGATTATAGAGAATGGAATTGATATTCCTAATGTAAATACAATTATCATCGACCGTGCAGATATGTACGGTATATCCCAGCTTTACCAGCTGAGAGGACGTGTAGGGCGCAGTGAAAGGCTGGCTTATGCCTATCTGCTGTATCCGGAAAGTAAGGCCCTTACCGACCTGGCTATGAAACGGCTGCAGATTATCTCGGATTTCACCGACCTGGGATCGGGTTTTAAGATCGCCATGAAGGATATGGAAGTCCGGGGTGCGGGTAATCTGCTTGGAAGTGAACAGTCAGGTGAGATCATGGCAGTCGGTTTTGATATGTATCTGAGACTTCTGGAAGATGCAGTTAAAGAGCGCAGCGAAGGTGAAAAGGAAGAAGAAGCTCCCGATGTTTATCTGGAGCTGGATTACACAGGATTTATTCCTGAGACATATATCAATGATCCCACCGAAAAAATGGAAGTCTATAAGAAGATAGCCTCAATTACTGATAAGAGTGAACAGGAGAAGATTTTCGCTGAACTCTATGACCGTTTCGGTCCTCTCCCTTCAGAAGTACAGAGTCTTATGGCCATGTCTGAAATAAGGATTATCTGTAAGCAGCTCTGGATATCAAATCTTAAAGAACGGAAAGGTCTGGTTTATATAGATTTCGGCAAGGTTGCTGTGATCTCAGTAGATAAGGTGATGAAACTGATCACTACTTCACGGGGCATTGTGAAACTCTCTCCGGCTCATCCGGAGAGAATGATTATTGAAACAGGTAAAATCGGACTGGAGGAGAAATCAGAATTTCTGAAAGAGAAACTGAGCGTTTTACTCTGA
- a CDS encoding hybrid sensor histidine kinase/response regulator, translated as MNKRNTILIVDDIPQNIQLAAQHLKSLNLKLLYATSGKKALQLLTKNGVDLILLDVMMPELNGYDCCRQIRTNPQWRDIPVIFLTARNEVNDIIKGFEAGGSDYITKPFYGQELVARVRTHLDLKNHRDLLERREVQLKELLHILSHDLRNSLSGITMTMDLAEIEKAELERYRGRLRDLSTNGLDILDLVRTMLLLEEKPLQLNPVLLNDCIHHCLHLLSTKIKEKKINIVLDLKNDYRVMAEETSLINSVVMNILTNALKFSYSGGTVRINLKENKDKIELIVMDEGTGIPDTLLPHLFDVRKGHSLRGTEGEKGSGFGLPLVKKFMTAYGAELQVESSEAGTAIHLLFPAIDPLQGSE; from the coding sequence ATGAATAAACGCAATACAATTCTTATCGTTGATGATATTCCTCAGAATATTCAGCTGGCTGCACAGCATCTGAAGTCTCTAAATTTAAAATTACTCTATGCTACATCGGGTAAAAAAGCGCTGCAGCTTCTGACAAAGAATGGGGTAGATCTGATTTTACTTGATGTGATGATGCCTGAATTGAACGGCTATGACTGCTGTCGACAGATCCGGACAAATCCCCAATGGAGGGATATACCTGTAATTTTCCTGACTGCCCGGAATGAGGTAAATGATATTATCAAGGGCTTTGAGGCCGGTGGTTCTGATTATATTACAAAACCGTTTTACGGACAGGAACTTGTAGCCAGAGTCAGGACACATCTGGATTTAAAGAATCACAGGGACCTTCTTGAACGACGTGAGGTTCAGTTAAAAGAACTTCTTCATATACTGTCTCATGATCTGAGAAACAGTCTGTCGGGAATTACCATGACCATGGATCTGGCAGAAATTGAAAAGGCTGAGCTTGAACGGTACAGAGGAAGATTGAGAGATCTGAGTACAAACGGTCTGGATATATTGGATCTTGTCCGGACGATGCTGCTCCTCGAAGAGAAACCGCTGCAGCTTAACCCTGTACTGCTCAATGATTGTATTCACCATTGTCTCCATCTACTCAGTACAAAAATTAAGGAAAAAAAGATAAATATTGTTCTGGATTTGAAAAATGATTACCGTGTAATGGCTGAAGAGACTTCATTGATCAATTCGGTTGTGATGAATATTCTGACGAATGCCCTTAAATTCTCATACAGCGGTGGGACTGTCCGGATAAATCTTAAAGAAAATAAGGATAAGATAGAACTGATTGTTATGGATGAGGGAACTGGTATTCCCGACACTCTTCTCCCCCATCTTTTTGATGTGAGAAAAGGACATAGTCTCAGGGGTACAGAGGGAGAAAAAGGAAGCGGTTTCGGACTCCCCCTGGTTAAAAAATTCATGACTGCCTACGGAGCTGAGCTGCAGGTGGAGAGCAGTGAAGCGGGAACAGCCATACATCTGCTGTTCCCGGCTATAGATCCTCTTCAGGGATCAGAGTAA